Proteins encoded in a region of the Suncus etruscus isolate mSunEtr1 chromosome 1, mSunEtr1.pri.cur, whole genome shotgun sequence genome:
- the LOC126002626 gene encoding interferon omega-1-like, which yields MALLLSLLMTLVALSCGPAGSLSCVLSRNHVLVSRRNLELMGKMKKVSPFSCLKDRRDFRFPWKMVADSQLQETQAMSVLQEMLQQYFQLFLIEGSSAPWNLTFLEPLRSGLYQQLEDLDSCLVQKRAEESSASGIWGPILAMKKYFWGIHLYLREKKYSDCAWEVVRVEIMRSFWLSTTLQTRLSIKNEDLESP from the coding sequence ATGGCCCTCCTGCTGTCTCTACTGATGaccctggtggcactcagctgTGGCCCTGCTGGATCTCTGAGCTGTGTCCTGTCTCGGAACCACGTTCTAGTTAGCAGAAGAAACCTTGAACTTATGGGCAAAATGAAAAAAGTCTCCCCTTTTTCCTGTCTGAAGGACAGAAGAGACTTCCGATTCCCCTGGAAGATGGTGGCTGACAGCCAGTTGCAGGAGACCCAGGCCATGTCTGTGCTCCAAGAGATGCTCCAGCagtacttccagctctttctcatAGAGGGCTCCTCAGCTCCCTGGAACCTGACCTTCTTGGAACCACTGCGCAGTGGACTCTATCAGCAGCTGGAAGACCTGGACTCCTGTTTGGTGCAGAAAAGAGCTGAGGAGAGCTCTGCCTCTGGTATTTGGGGCCCCATATTGGCCATGAAGAAGTACTTTTGGGGCATCCATCTCTACctgagagagaagaaatacagtGACTGTGCCTGGGAGGTTGTCAGAGTGGAAATCATGAGATCCTTCTGGCTGTCAACAACCTTGCAAACCAGATTAAGCATTAAGAATGAAGACCTGGAGTCACCTTGA